The genomic DNA CGCCGTTAAAGAAAAATGTAACGTGCGCGTATTTTTCAGTTTCTGCTATCCGGAGCTGTTTTAAATTGTTGCGGGACAGGACATCTGCAAGAATATTTTTAAGAGACTCAGGAGGAAATGCTACCGGAACTTTGAATGTCTCATCATATTGCGTCAGGCACACAAAATGTGTATGCGGGAAAATTTTTCGTTTAAAGCCACTGAAATCGTTATCAATAAATGCCCTGGTTATTTCGCGGGCGCGGTCAGAGCGGAAATTAAAGAAAATGACAGAATCGTTATTCGAAATTACAGAAACGGGTTCATTATTTTTCAAAATAATAGTAGGGGCGACAAATTCATCATTCTCACCGCGCTCGTAGGCTTTCTCAACTGCCTGGCTGGCTGATTGCGCCGTCTGGCCTGTTCCGGTCATTGCGTCGTATGCTTTTTCAATCCTGTCCCACCTTCTGTCCCTGTCCATGGAAAAATACCTGCCAGATATTGTTGCAAATTCTCCTCCCAGTTCATTCATTCTTTTTTCCGCATCTTCAATATAAGAAAGGGCGCTCTTTGGTGGCACATCCCTGCCGTCAAGGAATGCATGGATGAAAACATGCTGGACACCATGTTTTTTTGCAAGTTTTAGAAGAGCATACAGGTGAGTGTTGTGGCTGTGTACTCCACCATCCGAGAGCAATCCCATAAGATGCAGCGATGAGCCTTTTGTTTTGACATTTTCAATTGCATCAATAAGGGTTGGATTGTTGAAAAAATCCCCCTCCTTTATCGATTTTGTAATCCTTGTCAGGTCCTGATAAACGATCCTTCCAGCTCCGATATTAAGATGCCCCACCTCGGAATTTCCCATCTGGCCTTCGGGAAGCCCGACCGACATGCCTGATGCCTGAAGGGTTGAATGAGGATAGGTTGAAAAAAGCCGGTCAATGTTAGGCTTTTTTGCGGCTGCAATAGCATTTCCTTCTTTTTTATTACTAAGGCCAAAGCCATCGAGGATCATTAGAAGGAT from Candidatus Methanoperedens sp. includes the following:
- a CDS encoding 2,3-bisphosphoglycerate-independent phosphoglycerate mutase, which gives rise to MNKRPILLMILDGFGLSNKKEGNAIAAAKKPNIDRLFSTYPHSTLQASGMSVGLPEGQMGNSEVGHLNIGAGRIVYQDLTRITKSIKEGDFFNNPTLIDAIENVKTKGSSLHLMGLLSDGGVHSHNTHLYALLKLAKKHGVQHVFIHAFLDGRDVPPKSALSYIEDAEKRMNELGGEFATISGRYFSMDRDRRWDRIEKAYDAMTGTGQTAQSASQAVEKAYERGENDEFVAPTIILKNNEPVSVISNNDSVIFFNFRSDRAREITRAFIDNDFSGFKRKIFPHTHFVCLTQYDETFKVPVAFPPESLKNILADVLSRNNLKQLRIAETEKYAHVTFFFNGGREMPVDGEERILVPSPKVATYDHKPEMSAYPVTDEVVKAVSSGKFDIIILNYANLDMVGHTGIFEAAVKATEAVDNCVGKVFEAVSSAGGILILSADHGNAEQMLDETGGIHTAHTCNPVPFLFCDTRVRLRDGILADIAPTLLEVLNIKKPEEMTGTSLISYL